From the Carya illinoinensis cultivar Pawnee chromosome 4, C.illinoinensisPawnee_v1, whole genome shotgun sequence genome, one window contains:
- the LOC122307650 gene encoding protein SPIRAL1-like 3 — protein sequence MGRGVSAGGGQSSLGYLFGTGETTNNAQVAQKQEPATNNGPSPSQKPAAASQPIEKQIPAGVQGHLTNNYFRADGQNCGNFITDWPSTKVHSAPGGGSSLGYLFGGGGGGN from the exons ATGGGTCGTGGCGTCAGCGCTGGTGGTGGACAGAGTTCATTGGGTTACCTGTTTGGAACTGGAGAGACCACTAACAATGCCCAAGTTGCCCAGAAACAGGAGCCAGCAACAAACAACGGGCCTTCTCCGTCTCAAAAGCCTGCTGCTGCTTCACAACCAATTGAAAAGCAGATTCCAGCAGGCGTTCAGGGTCATCTTACAAACAATTACTTTCGGGCAGATGGTCAGAACTGTGGCAACTTTATTACG GATTGGCCTTCTACCAAAGTTCACTCTGCCCCTGGTGGTGGATCTTCTCTGGGGTACCTCttcggtggtggtggtggtggaaactgA
- the LOC122307649 gene encoding eukaryotic translation initiation factor 3 subunit M-like, whose amino-acid sequence MTTVVPTSEEDPALAVVRFTSELAWADAGLEVSEPQVTRLCLEAQECMVMNKWLELASLMLTSADLIFSNVSEKDLECIFTVICNLVTKSESSDGELEMAKLISGKITQQPNDKPVLRLKILFNLYNLLENPYSQFHVYMKALNLAFNGKVTEHIVPSFKKMDGFLKEWNIGISDQRELFLTISNVLKENKSSAKDSFKFLTKYLATFSGEDANTMSEAKEEAVRAIVEFVRAPDMFQCDLLDMPAVGLLEKDAKNALVYQLLKIFLTRRLDAYLDFHAANSTLLKSCGLVHEDCITKMRLMSLVDLASDESGQIRYSVIRDTLRINDDEVELWVVKAITVKLIDCKMDQMNQVVLVSRYTERVFGQHQWETIQTKLGTWRANIANVISTIQANRVVEDNTQAVQGLMIR is encoded by the exons ATGACGACTGTGGTTCCGACTTCCGAGGAAGATCCTGCGCTCGCCGTTGTCCGATTCACTTCCGAGCTCGCCTGGGCCGACGCCGGCCTTGAG GTTTCTGAGCCGCAAGTTACCAGACTTTGCTTGGAAGCTCAAGAATGCATGGTAATGAACAAATGGCTGGAGTTGGCTTCACTGATGCTCACTTCTGCGGACTTGATATTCTCGAACGTGTCTGAGAAAG ATCTCGAGTGCATCTTCACTGTTATCTGTAATCTCGTTACCAAGTCTGAAAGTTCAGATGGAGAGCTTGAGATGGCAAAACTTATATCTGGGAAAATTACTCAACAACCAAATGATAAACCTGTGTTGCGGTTAAAAAT CTTGTTCAATTTATACAACCTACTGGAGAACCCATACAGCCAGTTCCATGTCTACATGAAGGCCCTAAATTTGGCATTCAATGGGAAAGTTACTGAACACATCGTTCCTTCATTCAAAAAGATGGATGGCTTCCTCAAAGAGTGGAATATCGGGATATCAGATCAGCGAGAGCTCTTTCTTACCATCTCTAatgttttgaaagaaaataaaag CTCGGCAAAGGACTCTTTCAAATTCCTGACAAAATACTTGGCAACTTTTTCTGGCGAAGATGCAAATACAATGAGTGAGGCCAAGGAGGAAGCCGTGCGTGCAATTGTGGAGTTTGTGAGGGCACCTGACATGTTTCAG TGTGACTTGCTAGATATGCCTGCTGTAGGGCTGTTGGAGAAGGATGCTAAAAATGCATTGGTATATCAGCTTCTCAAAATCTTTCTGACTCGGAGGCTGGATGCCTACTTGGATTTTCATGCTGCAAATTCTACTTTGCTCAAAAGCTGTG GTCTTGTTCATGAAGATTGTATCACGAAGATGCGGTTAATGTCACTTGTGGATCTCGCCTCTGATGAATCTGGCCAGATTCGTTATTCTGTTATCAGAGATACACTCAGA ATTAATGATGATGAGGTGGAATTGTGGGTGGTTAAGGCAATCACTGTTAAGTTAATTGACTGTAAAATGGACCAGATGAATCAAGTTGTGCTTGTGAG CCGTTATACTGAGCGTGTGTTTGGGCAGCATCAGTGGGAAACAATTCAAACAAAGCTTGGAACATGGCGG GCTAATATTGCAAATGTTATCAGCACCATTCAAGCTAACAGGGTCGTTGAAGATAATACACAGGCAGTGCAGGGCTtgatgattagataa